The Brassica oleracea var. oleracea cultivar TO1000 chromosome C6, BOL, whole genome shotgun sequence genome includes a region encoding these proteins:
- the LOC106298058 gene encoding uncharacterized protein LOC106298058: protein MRALKTEQSLQLRVLEQCQLFSRVSKNPSSFPTRSLSSRRSNFSTVTPPYLLLGSDVVGDSPCGGKLVDFNLYDPKTQKQVKIENQTLPKELNESKWIGSSRGWLASMNKNDSTVHLSNIINPLKKTITLPPLTRDKFEHLVNVSVSSSDCCVVAVKFYGSRVSLCRLGDSEWTRVDVPCPSFHSSTVIYSERDERFYLNNCNPDYTGPTDFTPPSNPGLLTPVCGYKRFPFTNFLEEMPEHENETCLSRFKIQQQLVQSSSGQSFIVCWFVERFTDKGEAAPWGDTSYDNNKEGLCKKTHKIMVFRQDEEQGLGPHTDDIGDLCIFLGDNEAFCLSAKDYPGLNPNSVYFGGHGFGFGICDLATRTISYLSGSPPPSGRMFWIPPSSA, encoded by the exons ATGCGAGCTCTAAAGACAGAGCAGAGTTTG CAACTTAGGGTTCTTGAACAATGTCAGCTTTTCAGCCGAGTCTCCAAGAATCCTTCATCATTCCCAACCCGGAGCCTCTCTTCCCGGCGGTCCAATTTCTCGACGGTGACACCACCTTACCTCCTCCTCGGCAGCGACGTCGTCGGAGACTCTCCCTGCGGCGGTAAACTCGTCGACTTTAACCTCTACGATCCAAAAACCCAAAAGCAAGTAAAGATCGAAAACCAGACTCTACCAAAAGAGCTCAATGAATCCAAGTGGATAGGCTCATCAAGAGGATGGTTAGCTTCGATGAACAAGAATGACTCAACCGTCCATCTCTCCAACATCATCAACCCCTTGAAGAAAACCATAACCTTACCTCCACTAACCAGAGACAAGTTCGAACATCTTGTCAATGTCTCCGTCTCCTCCTCTGACTGTTGTGTAGTCGCCGTCAAGTTCTACGGCTCTCGAGTCAGCCTTTGTCGACTCGGAGACTCGGAGTGGACTCGTGTAGACGTGCCTTGCCCATCTTTCCACTCTTCTACTGTCATTTACTCGGAGAGAGACGAGAGATTCTACTTGAACAACTGCAACCCTGACTACACCGGTCCAACCGATTTCACACCACCATCAAATCCCGGTTTACTCACTCCGGTTTGTGGCTACAAGAGGTTTCCCTTCACTAACTTTCTAGAGGAGATGCCAGAGCATGAGAATGAAACGTGTCTCTCACGTTTCAAGATCCAACAGCAACTAGTCCAGTCATCTTCGGGCCAATCCTTCATTGTTTGTTG GTTTGTGGAAAGATTTACAGACAAAGGTGAAGCTGCGCCGTGGGGAGACACGAGTTACGACAACAACAAGGAAGGCCTTTGCAAGAAGACACACAAGATCATGGTCTTTAGGCAAGACGAAGAGCAAGGTCTTGGTCCTCACACTGATGATATTGGCGATCTCTGCATTTTCTTGGGTGACAATGAAGCTTTTTGTCTCTCTGCCAAGGACTACCCTGGTCTTAACCCTAATTCGGTCTACTTTGGCGGCCATGGTTTCGGTTTTGGTATATGCGATCTCGCAACTCGCACCATCTCATATCTCTCTGGTTCTCCTCCACCATCAGGTCGCATGTTTTGGATTCCTCCCAGCTCCGCATAG